The DNA segment TGCTTATTCCGCCTGAAGCTTTTACTTTAACCCCTGTACCTGAAGTACATTCTGCAAGGAGCCTTACATCCTCCACAGAAGCCCCGCCTGTGCTGAAACCTGTGGATGTTTTAACAAAATCAGCGCCTCCTTTAATAATAAGCTCACACGCATATTTCTTCTGATCTGTGTTTAAAAGGGAGGTTTCAATTATGATTTTTAACACTGCATCTCTTTCATGACATGCATCACTCAGTTTCCTGATTTCAAATTCAATAAGTGATTCTGCTCCTTGTTTAAGCTGTCCGATGTTTATAACAGCATCTATTTCACGTGCACCTTCATCAAGAGCCTGCAGTGCTTCAAATACCTTTGTCTCTGTTGTACCGGCACCAAAGGGAAAGCCTGTTACACTGCATAC comes from the bacterium genome and includes:
- the deoC gene encoding deoxyribose-phosphate aldolase, with protein sequence VCSVTGFPFGAGTTETKVFEALQALDEGAREIDAVINIGQLKQGAESLIEFEIRKLSDACHERDAVLKIIIETSLLNTDQKKYACELIIKGGADFVKTSTGFSTGGASVEDVRLLAECTSGTGVKVKASGGISTYKKFCDMIEAGAGRIGTSSGIEIVTGATQKQDN